Proteins encoded within one genomic window of Nitrospina gracilis 3/211:
- a CDS encoding ubiquitin-like protein UBact — protein MEMTDPLRREEKKESSPDPKEESGPSRPDVSRPGRDSLLKRMKKVDPKQSEKYKQRTGQ, from the coding sequence ATGGAAATGACCGATCCCCTGCGCAGGGAAGAAAAGAAAGAGTCTTCTCCCGATCCCAAGGAAGAAAGCGGTCCGTCCCGGCCGGACGTATCCCGTCCCGGGCGCGACAGTCTGCTGAAGCGCATGAAAAAAGTGGACCCGAAGCAGTCGGAGAAATACAAACAGCGAACCGGTCAATGA
- a CDS encoding proteasome accessory factor PafA2 family protein produces the protein MSVAVPLLGLETEYGIIREDLEDSDPVEESMALLQQCPLKSVFRGWAYSRERTHLDMRGFTVNHLAQDEEEDEFCAEDRKRPYSYWEMKCDRVLVNGARFYNDHTHPEYSTPECRTVFDLVTHDQAGDRILLECVRRRNEELGGPHVQVFKNNTDYSGHSYGTHDNYLIPRRLDFDVWVRGLVPFLVTRQLYAGSGKVGTDGKKVEPFSGLQLGQRSDFIECLLSIETMTQRPIVNTRDEPHAATDRYRRLHLILGDANMSPYATALKVGTTRLVLALIADETLEMPPELAEPVTDVQRTSRDRTGMVLLKRENGRTITPLEIQGWYLEQAKKNPGRLGDDKEEQWIVQEWERTLNDLKEGSHKLSDRIDWAIKEGLFTQFIETEGLSWDDPVLQSLDLEYHNLDPERGLYYGLLETGELAPFVPEEDVEKAMHNAPEGTRARIRGLMVDQEQDNIRSIHWTGIEFKNGDYLDLTDIIHQEDVEQALETNKELFAWK, from the coding sequence ATGAGTGTTGCCGTTCCCCTGCTGGGACTGGAAACCGAATACGGAATCATCCGCGAAGACCTGGAGGATTCCGATCCCGTTGAAGAGTCAATGGCGCTCCTCCAGCAGTGTCCTCTGAAAAGCGTGTTCCGCGGCTGGGCGTACAGCCGGGAACGCACGCATCTGGATATGCGCGGGTTCACCGTGAACCACCTGGCGCAGGATGAAGAGGAAGACGAGTTCTGTGCGGAAGACCGCAAGCGGCCGTACAGCTATTGGGAAATGAAGTGCGACCGGGTGCTGGTCAACGGCGCACGGTTTTACAACGACCACACGCATCCGGAATACAGCACGCCGGAGTGCCGAACCGTGTTCGACCTGGTCACGCACGACCAGGCGGGCGACCGCATCCTGCTCGAATGCGTGCGCCGCCGGAACGAGGAGCTGGGCGGTCCGCACGTGCAGGTGTTCAAGAACAACACCGACTACAGCGGCCACAGTTACGGCACGCACGACAATTACCTCATCCCGCGCCGGCTCGACTTCGATGTGTGGGTGCGGGGATTGGTGCCGTTTCTGGTCACGCGCCAGTTGTACGCGGGCTCGGGCAAGGTCGGCACCGACGGAAAAAAAGTCGAGCCGTTTTCCGGTTTGCAGTTGGGACAGCGCTCGGATTTCATCGAGTGCCTGCTCAGCATCGAGACGATGACGCAACGCCCCATCGTCAACACGCGCGACGAACCGCACGCGGCGACCGACCGGTACCGGCGGTTGCATTTGATTCTGGGCGATGCCAACATGTCGCCGTATGCGACGGCACTCAAGGTGGGCACGACGCGGCTGGTGCTGGCGCTCATTGCCGATGAAACACTGGAGATGCCGCCGGAGCTGGCCGAGCCGGTAACCGATGTGCAGCGCACTTCCCGCGACCGCACCGGCATGGTGCTGTTGAAACGGGAAAACGGACGCACCATCACGCCGCTCGAAATCCAGGGCTGGTACCTGGAGCAGGCGAAGAAAAACCCCGGCCGCTTGGGTGACGACAAGGAAGAGCAATGGATCGTTCAGGAATGGGAGCGCACGTTGAACGATTTGAAAGAGGGCTCCCACAAACTGAGCGACCGCATCGACTGGGCCATAAAGGAAGGCCTGTTCACCCAGTTCATCGAGACCGAAGGGCTTTCGTGGGATGACCCGGTTCTGCAAAGCCTCGATCTGGAGTATCATAATCTGGATCCGGAGCGCGGCCTGTACTACGGTCTGCTGGAAACCGGGGAGCTCGCTCCCTTCGTTCCGGAAGAGGACGTGGAAAAAGCGATGCACAATGCACCGGAGGGCACGCGGGCGCGTATCCGCGGCCTCATGGTCGATCAGGAGCAGGACAATATCCGGAGCATTCACTGGACGGGTATTGAGTTCAAGAACGGTGACTATCTGGACCTGACGGACATCATCCACCAGGAGGATGTCGAACAGGCCCTGGAAACCAATAAGGAGTTGTTCGCATGGAAATGA
- a CDS encoding AAA family ATPase gives MGDPTHIIELIDRILEETEDQPELQQKIFDLRDALLAAQQSAQQYNLKIKTLEETIRQLKSPAHRIGTVLGPGNDDLVRLNVGGTEYQAAVSPEILENGPLQVGDQVAVNEGFVAIIKLPRPQQGPIARVVTRLKDGHWMVNGGTGNTEFMVQACDDLKEENFREGDEIILDPTQRVILKALPKREQKLVVEDEFVTVTWEQVGGQEDVIKEVRKVIEYPILHQEILDKMEYRMPKGFLFYGPPGCGKTLIGKAILSDIVNKLKEQSHDLKDLEGRFIHVKGPEILNMWLGESERKVREIFKKARDYREKGQLPFIFIDEAESVLGTRQALRVNNISNTLVPMFCAEMDGIQSVRDMVVILATNRPDLIDPAILRPGRIDRKIKVSRPDRGDCEDILKVYLKKDLPIEGESLDALIGPFLDTLFGTAPEQEALLLTLRNGEFKKLYWKDFISGAILESIVLRAKERAIERAIAGEPLMIKVDDLLKSLEHEFVENNVLPADSNMEDWLQLLDFDPKNVVRVRRPRDSDQAAHQTMSRSII, from the coding sequence ATGGGCGACCCGACTCACATCATTGAATTGATTGACCGGATTCTGGAAGAGACCGAGGACCAGCCGGAGCTGCAGCAGAAGATCTTCGACCTGCGCGACGCGCTCCTGGCGGCCCAGCAGTCCGCCCAGCAGTACAATCTCAAGATCAAGACGCTGGAGGAAACCATCCGCCAGCTCAAGTCGCCCGCGCACCGCATCGGCACGGTGCTCGGACCGGGCAACGACGACCTCGTGCGCCTGAACGTCGGCGGCACGGAATACCAGGCGGCGGTCTCGCCGGAGATTCTGGAGAACGGTCCCCTGCAGGTCGGCGACCAGGTGGCGGTGAACGAAGGCTTCGTCGCCATTATCAAACTGCCCCGGCCCCAGCAGGGACCCATCGCGCGCGTCGTCACCCGCCTCAAGGACGGCCACTGGATGGTCAATGGCGGCACCGGCAACACCGAATTCATGGTCCAGGCCTGCGACGACCTGAAAGAAGAAAACTTCCGCGAAGGCGACGAGATCATTCTCGATCCCACGCAACGCGTCATCCTGAAAGCCCTGCCCAAGCGCGAGCAGAAGCTGGTGGTGGAAGACGAGTTCGTCACTGTCACCTGGGAGCAGGTTGGCGGGCAGGAAGACGTCATCAAGGAAGTGCGCAAAGTCATCGAGTACCCCATCCTGCACCAGGAAATCCTGGACAAGATGGAATACCGCATGCCCAAGGGATTCCTGTTTTACGGTCCCCCCGGTTGCGGCAAGACGCTCATCGGCAAGGCCATCCTCTCCGATATCGTGAACAAACTGAAAGAACAGAGCCACGACCTGAAGGACCTGGAAGGACGTTTCATCCACGTCAAAGGTCCGGAGATCCTCAACATGTGGCTGGGTGAGTCGGAACGCAAGGTGCGCGAGATTTTCAAGAAAGCGCGCGACTACCGCGAAAAGGGACAACTGCCCTTCATCTTCATCGACGAAGCCGAGTCCGTACTCGGCACACGGCAGGCGCTTCGCGTCAACAACATCTCGAATACGCTGGTGCCCATGTTCTGCGCGGAGATGGACGGCATCCAGTCGGTGCGCGACATGGTGGTGATTTTGGCGACGAACCGGCCGGACCTGATCGATCCCGCCATCCTGCGCCCGGGGCGCATCGACCGCAAGATCAAGGTATCGCGCCCGGACCGCGGCGACTGCGAGGACATCCTGAAGGTGTACCTCAAGAAGGACCTGCCCATCGAGGGCGAATCGCTGGACGCATTGATCGGGCCGTTCCTCGACACCCTGTTCGGCACCGCGCCGGAGCAGGAGGCCCTGCTCCTCACCCTGCGCAACGGCGAATTCAAAAAACTGTACTGGAAGGATTTCATCTCCGGCGCCATTCTGGAAAGCATCGTTCTTCGCGCCAAGGAACGCGCCATCGAGCGCGCGATTGCCGGGGAGCCGCTGATGATCAAAGTGGACGACCTGTTGAAGTCGCTGGAACACGAGTTCGTGGAGAACAACGTACTGCCTGCGGATTCCAATATGGAAGACTGGCTCCAGCTTCTCGATTTCGATCCGAAGAACGTCGTGCGGGTGCGTCGTCCGCGCGATTCGGATCAGGCCGCGCACCAAACCATGAGCCGGTCGATCATATGA
- a CDS encoding TonB family protein, whose product MVDPVQPQEKEPPKSSELISNANSQSKSNIEKRNNHLHASKKSLIPKPKPETMPKPEKRMELSKEFLIPPPKTPRETFEEAKTGFDKPKPEKTQEKKVTKKYSESTLALLDGFDPEKYAAIDADSMKSENPDDEDEVISLNTKEAKYASYFQRIKQQIERVWTYPEEAARHGINGRLSLRFRISRDGRLLEVLLVDASGSNLLDDAAVNAVKNAAPYYPFPVTIDRDNLSILATFIYSPAYSTYYQDKYGR is encoded by the coding sequence GTGGTGGACCCGGTCCAGCCGCAGGAAAAGGAACCGCCTAAGTCATCCGAACTGATCTCCAACGCCAACAGCCAGTCCAAGTCGAACATCGAAAAAAGAAACAACCATCTTCACGCCAGCAAGAAATCGCTCATTCCCAAACCCAAGCCGGAAACCATGCCGAAGCCGGAGAAGAGGATGGAGTTGAGCAAGGAGTTCCTGATCCCGCCGCCCAAAACGCCGCGCGAAACGTTTGAGGAAGCGAAAACCGGTTTTGACAAACCCAAACCGGAAAAGACACAGGAAAAGAAAGTGACGAAGAAGTATTCGGAGAGCACGCTGGCGCTGTTGGACGGATTCGATCCGGAGAAGTACGCCGCCATCGACGCCGATTCCATGAAATCGGAGAATCCGGACGACGAGGACGAGGTGATCTCGCTCAACACCAAGGAAGCCAAGTACGCATCATACTTCCAGCGCATCAAGCAGCAGATCGAGCGGGTGTGGACGTACCCGGAAGAAGCGGCGCGCCACGGCATCAACGGCCGCCTGTCCCTGCGCTTCCGCATCTCGCGCGACGGACGCCTGCTGGAAGTCCTGCTGGTGGACGCATCGGGTTCGAACCTGCTGGATGACGCGGCGGTGAACGCGGTGAAAAACGCCGCACCCTATTATCCTTTCCCCGTCACCATCGACCGCGACAATTTGTCGATCCTCGCTACTTTCATCTACAGCCCCGCCTACAGCACCTACTACCAGGACAAGTACGGCCGCTGA